GCAGAGGTCGCCCGTGCAGGCGATGTGGTCCGGCGCGGCGGCCCGGATATCGGCCACCAGGGCGGCGAGGATCTCCATGTCGTGGGTGAGCTTGCGGCCACGGCTCCAGTTGACCCAGCCGGTGGCGCGCTTGCTCATCAGCTGGCGCAGGCGCGGGCGCGGCAGCGGGCCGACATGGGGATCGGTGAGGTGGGCGAGACGGAACATCGGGGGAGGCCGGTCGTCGGAGCGCGTCACGCCGGGAATCCCGACAATCTCTCAGGCATCGCCTTCGGCTTCATGACACACCACGCAGAGCTTGTTGCCGTCGAGATCACGGACATAGGCACCATAGTCATTCGGATGATAGTGCGGCCGCAGCCCGGGAGGACCCTCGCAGGTGCCGCCCGCCGCGAGGGCGAGCGCATGGCAGCGATCGACGCTCGCCCGCGACCGCGCGGTCAGCGCCGTCATCGGCCCGTTGCCCGGCGCGGGCGCCTGCCTGTTATACGGCCGGCCGACGATCAGGAGCGGCCGGTCGGCGTCGCGCGGCATCCAGCCGGCCCATCCGTTCTCGGGCTCGTGGAACCGGAGCTTCAGGCCGAGCTCCTCGAAGAGCGGGGCGTAGAAGGCGACGGCGCGGGCGAGGTCGGCCGCGCCGAAGCAGACAT
The sequence above is drawn from the Methylobacterium terrae genome and encodes:
- a CDS encoding VOC family protein — its product is MSVISHVCFGAADLARAVAFYAPLFEELGLKLRFHEPENGWAGWMPRDADRPLLIVGRPYNRQAPAPGNGPMTALTARSRASVDRCHALALAAGGTCEGPPGLRPHYHPNDYGAYVRDLDGNKLCVVCHEAEGDA